The nucleotide sequence ACCAGATAGCCCGGGGCGCCCTCGACACGCTCCGCGACGAGGGTCGTCGCGTACCGGACGACGTCTCGGTGGTAGGGCACGACAACTGGGAGATCCTCGCGACGGGTGCCCGCCCGACGCTGACCAGCATCGAGATGAACCTCGAGGAGATCGGCAGGCTCGCCGCACAGCGGCTCGCCGAGGCCATGGAGGGCAACGTGTCCCACGGTGTCGAGTACATGGCACCGCACCTGGTCGTGCGCGCCTCGTCGGTCGCCTGACACGCATCGGGGCCCTCGGCGACGCCGAGGGCCCCGATGTCTCAGGTCACTTTCCGGTCATGTCGCGCGGCACGACCCACTCATCGAACTCCTGCTCGGTCAGGCCGTTGGCCAGCGCGGACTCGCGCAGCGAGATGCCCTGATGGTGCGCCTGCTTGGCGATCTTGGAGGCCTTGTCATAGCCGATGTGGCGGTTCAGCGCCGTGACCAGCATCAGGTTGGAGGCAAGGTGCTCCTCGATCCGCGGCAGGTTCGGCTCGATGCCGACGGCGCAGTGGACGTTGAAGGAGCGGGCCCCGTCGGCGAGGAGGCGGATCGACTCCAGCACGGCATGCGCCATGACGGGCTTGAACACGTTGAGCTGGAAGTTGCCCTGCGTGCCGGAGAAGCCGACGGTCGCGTCGTTGCCGAACACCCGCGCGGCCACCATGGTCAGGGCCTCACACTGCGTCGGGTTGACCTTGCCGGGCATGATCGAGCTCCCGGGCTCGTTCTCGGGGATCAGCAGCTCACCGATGCCGTCGCGGGGGCCGGAGGCGTACCAGCGCACGTCATTCGCGATCTTCATCAGCGCCCCGGAGAGCACACGCAGCTCGCCGCTGACCTCGACGAGGGAGTCGTGCGCGGACAGCGCCGCGAACAGGTTGTCGGCCTGGCGGAACTCAAGCCCGGTCTCGGCCGAGATGCGCTCGGCGGTGGTCCGGCCGAAGTCGGGATGGGCGTTGAGCCCGGTGCCGACGGCGGTGCCGCCGATCGCGAGGTCACGGGCGCGGGCGTCGGCCGCCTTCACGCCCTCGAGCGCGAAGTCGATCTGCGCGACCCAGCCGCCGATGACCTGGCCGAGGCGCACGGGCGTGGCGTCCTGCAGGTGCGTGCGGCCGACCATGACGACGTCGTCGTACTCCCTGGCCTTCGCGTCCAGCACGTCACGCAGCTCGACGATGGCCGGGTAGAGGCGCTCGTTGAGTTCCGTGACCACGGCGATGTGCATCGCGGTGGGGAACGTGTCGTTGGACGACTGGCCACGATTGACGTCGTCGTTGGGGTGGATGGGCTTCTTGGAGCCCCGCACTCCCCCGGCCAGCTCGATGGCGCGGTTGGCGATGACCTCGTTGGCGTTCATGTTCGACTGGGTGCCGGACCCGGTCTGGAAGACCACGAGCGGGAAGTGGTCGTCGAGCTCTCCGGAGATGACGTCGTCGGCGGCCCGGGCGATGAGCTCGCCCTTTTCGGCCGTCAACTCGCCCAGCTGGGCGTTGGCCTCGCCGGCGGCCTTCTTCAGCACCCCGAGGGCCTTGACCATCGCCCGACCCCATACGAAGGTGTCGCGGCCGATGTCGAAGTTGTGGAGGCTGCGTTCGGTCTGCGCGCCCCAGTAGCGGTCGTCGGCGACCTCGACGTCGCCCATGGAATCAGTCTCTATGCGGTGTCCCATGCCCTAGAACCTACCGCCGCGGTCAACCCCTCACCGACGATTCGGCGCGTCCCGCCCGGCTGTGCCACACGGCTCAACCGCGGCTGGGCAAAGGAGAAGCCCGGCCCGCTGCATTGGGGGGCGGCAGGGGACCGGGCTTCTTGTGCACCTCGCGAGGCACGCTTCAACTATAGACGTAGAAAGGTCAGACCAGTCAAGTTGATCGGGGTGTTTTTCCGGAAATAGTTTCAGGAGACAACTTCGTACGTCAGCGTGATGATGCCGGACGACAGGCCGCCGACTGCGCGCATGGCGCCGCGGGACAGGTCGAGGCAGCGGTCGCCGACGTAGGGGCCGCGATCGTTGATGCGGACGATGGTCGTCCTGCCGTTGGCCTTGTTGGTGACCTTCAGCTTGGTCCCGAACGGGAAACTGAGGTGCGCGGCGGTCAGGCCGTCGGGGTTGAAGGACTCGCCGTTGGCTGTCACGGAACCCGTGTCGTAGTAGGACGCGCGGCAGGTGGTGCCGGAGGCGGGCGTCAGGTCCGACGGCGCGGTGCTCTCGGTCTCCTTGGTGCCCACCCGGACGACCTCGGTGACGGGCTCCTTCGTGGTCCTGGTGGATGTCAGCTCCGACGAGACCAGCTTGCCGTTGCGGTAGGTGTCCGTGTGGGTCTCGGTGGCCTTGCCCTTGACGCCCTCGGTTGTGACCTTGGTCGTGCCCTTGGCGAGCTTGTCCGTCTTGACCTTCTTCGTGTCGTAGGCGACGGAGACCTTCTTCGTGCTGGTCTTGACCTCGACGTCGACGTACTTCACCGTCATGCCCTCGCTCAGCTCGGTCTCGGGCGACGGCTTCACCTCGTCGTCGGCGTCCACCTCGATGCCCTCCTGCGCGAGCAGGTCGGCGACGGTGCCCGCGGCGCGGACGGCCGCGCTGGCCCCGTCGGCCTTCAGCGTGACCTCCTTGGGCGTGGAGACCTCGAGGTCGAGGCCCTCGCGGCCGATGCCGACGGAGCGGGTGGCGGACAGCTTGGAGTCCGCGTCGTCGAGCTGCAGCTGCGAGAGCGCCTGACCGACCGTCTGCGCGGTGGTCCAGACGGTGCGCTGCTCGCCGTCGACGGTGAGCGCGAGCTCGCGGCCGTAGGCGACGGAGATCTCCATCCCGTCGGTGATGGTGGTGTCGGCGGCGGGCAGGACCACGTCGTGCGTGCCGAGGTCGATGCCCTGCAGGTCGAGCACGTCCCCGACGGTGGTCTCACGCACCGCGATGGAGCTGCTGACGCCGTCGACCGTGAGGGTGACGTCGTTCTTCTGCAGCGCCGTGGCGATGGCGGCCGTGCCGACGAGGGCGAGCGCTGCCCCGCCGGCGATCGCGGGGATGAGGATCTTTGCCATCAGGTGAGCTCCAGTGTGGTCCACGTCCGGTACGCCGGACGGCCTAAGCCTAGAGCCTTTCCTGAGAAACTCCAAACGCTTCCTGAGAAATCTTAATCTTTCAAGGAGGGCTGGTTCGCGGACGACCTGAAGCCCCTCAGCCGGAGGCTGTTGAGCACGACGAAGACGCTCGAGAAGGCCATCGCGGCGCCCGCGATCATGGGCGTCAGCATGCCGATCGCGGCCAACGGGATGGCGGCCGTGTTGTACCCGAACGCCCACACCAGGTTGGACCTGATGGTGCGCAGCGTGGCGCGCGCCAGCCGCACCGCGTCGACGACGGCGCCGAGGTCGTGGCGCATCACGGTGATGTCGCCTGCGGCGATGGCCGCGTCGGTGCCGGTGCCCATGGCGATGCCGAGGTCGGCGGCCGCGATCGCGGCCGCGTCGTTGACGCCGTCGCCCACCATCGCCACCCGGTGGCCAGCGGCCTGGAGTTCGTGGACGGCCTCGACCTTGCCGGCCGGGGTCACCCCTGCGCGCACCTCGTCGATGCCGAGCTGGCCGGCGACGGAGCGGGCGGTCGCCTCGTTGTCTCCGCTCAGCATCACGGGCGTGATGCCGAGGTCCTTGAGCTGCGCCACGGCGACGGCGGCGCTGTCCTTGACGGTGTCGGAGACGATGATGCGGCCGAGCACGTCGTGGTCGTCGGCGATCTCCAGGATGCTGCCGAGCAGGTTGCCCCGCCAGGTCGGGGCCAGGTGGCCGAGTTCGGAGATGAAGACAGGGGACCCGGCGTAGATGACGCGACCGTCGACCTCGCCCTTGACGCCGCGCCCGGCCACGTTGACAAACCCCGAAACCGGCTCGTGCTGGGGCACGGTCGCGACGATCGCGCGGGCGATCGGGTGCTCGGAGCCGGACTCGACGGCAGCGGCCAGCCTCAGCAGCTCGTCGCGGGTCACCCCGTCGGCGGGCTCGACGTCGACGACGGACATCTGTCCGGTGGTCAGGGTGCCGGTCTTGTCGAACATCACCACGTCCACGCGGCGAGCCCGCTCCAGCGCCTGCGGGCCGCGGATGACGGTGCCGAGCTGCGCGCCACGACCCGTGCCGACCATGAGGGCCGACGGCGTCGCCAGACCCAGGGCGCAGGGGCAGGCGATGATCAGGACGGAGATCGCGGCCGAGAGGGCCATGGTCCAGCCGTGCGCCAGTGCCAGGTGTGCGATCAGGGTGACGGCGGCAACGGCGAGCACGACGGGCACGAAGATGCCCGACACCTTGTCGGCGAGGCGCTGGACGTCGGCCTTGCCGGTCTGCGCCTCCTCGACCATCTGCGCGATGCGGGCCAGCTGGGAGTCCGAGCCGACGGCGCGGGCCTCCACCACCAGCCTGCCGGTGGTGTTGATGGAGCCGCCGACGACGTCGTCACCCTCGTCCACCTCGACGGGGAGGGACTCGCCCGTGATGATGGAGGCGTCGACGGCGGAGCGACCCTCGACGATGACCCCGTCGACCGCGACCTTCTCGCCGGGTCGCACGACGACACGATCCCCGACGCGCAGACTCGCGACATCGACCTGGCTCTCGCGACCGTCCGACAGCAGCGTCGCGCTCTTCGCCCCGACCTCCAGAAGCGCCCGCATCGCCGCCCCGGACTCGCTCTTCGCGCGGGCCTCGATCCACCTGCCCAACAGCAGGAACGAGATGATCGTGACGGCGGCCTCGAAGTAGATGAAGCCCATGGCGTCCTGCGCGACCAGGTCGAACGTGAAGCTGTGCTTCATGCCGATCATGCCTGCGTGGCCGAACAGCATGGCGTAGAGCGACCAGGCGTAGGCGGTCAGCGTGCCGAGGCTGACCAGCGTGTCCATCGTCGTGGTGCCGTGCCGCAGGTTGACCCAGGCGGCCCTGTGGAAGCCGCGGCCGAGCCAGAGCACGACGAACGTCGACGCGACGAGCGCGAGCCATTGCCAGCCGTCGAACTGCAGCGCCGGCACCATCGACACGGCGACGACGGGGACGCTCAGCACGAACGACGTGACGGCGCGTCGACCGAGCTCCGCCGTCTCGTCGTCGTTGCGCCGGGTCGGGGCGGGAAGGCTCGCGCCGTAGCCGGCCTTCTCCACCACCTCGATCAGGTCGGTGGCGGTCAGCCCGACCGGGGCGTCGACGGTCGCCTTCTCGGTCGCGAAGTTGACCGTCGCGGACACGCCGTCGACCTTGTTGAGCTTCTTCTCGATCCGGGCCGCGCACGAGGCGCAGGTCATGCCCGAGATGTCGAGGTTGATCGTGGTGGTGGACACGGGTGGGTTACGCCTCTTCTCAGGCCTCGACGACGGTGTAGTCGCCCGCTTCACGGACGGCTTCGACGATGAAGTCGAAAGGGATGCGCTCGTCGGACTCGACCGACATGGTCCCCTCGAGCTGCACGTTGACGTTCTTGACGCCCTCGACCTCGGAGACCTCCTCGGTGACGTGGTTGACGCAGTTGCCGCAGGTCATGCCCGAGACGGTGTACGTGGCGATCATTCTTGCTCCCTTGGGTGGTGGGGTTCGGTTACTTCGCGAGCCGTCGGATGGCCTGCATGGCCTCGTCGAGCTTCTCGTCGGCCTCGGGTCCGCCCTTGCGGGCGGCGTCGGCGACGCAGTGGGACAGGTGGTCCTCCAGGAGGCCCATCGAGACGGCCTTGAGCGCACTGGTCACGGCCGAGATCTGGGTGAGGACGTCGATGCAGTACTTGTCCTCCTCCACCATCCGCGCGATCCCGCGCGCCTGACCCTCGATCAGCTTCAGCCGACGCAGGTACTCCGCCTTCTGGGGCGTGTAGCCGTGGTGCGCGTGCTCGTTCATGGGTTCCTCCTTCTGTGACTATACCCCCAGGGGGTACCCCCTTCAACCACGGCCCCCCTCATCCGCAGGCGCCAACGAAGTTCACCGACGCCAACGAAATTCACGCGAATGGCGCTGGCGTCCACACAAGGGGGTGTGGCCGACGGCGGCGCGGGGCCGTCGAAACGGCCGACGGTGGCGCGAGCCCACCGGGAGCCCCGGGGCACAGGGGGGACCGAGGCACCACGACGGCTATCCACAGCGAACCGGTCAACCTGTGGACAACTCGCGGCAGCACTT is from Tessaracoccus palaemonis and encodes:
- the fumC gene encoding class II fumarate hydratase, with amino-acid sequence MGHRIETDSMGDVEVADDRYWGAQTERSLHNFDIGRDTFVWGRAMVKALGVLKKAAGEANAQLGELTAEKGELIARAADDVISGELDDHFPLVVFQTGSGTQSNMNANEVIANRAIELAGGVRGSKKPIHPNDDVNRGQSSNDTFPTAMHIAVVTELNERLYPAIVELRDVLDAKAREYDDVVMVGRTHLQDATPVRLGQVIGGWVAQIDFALEGVKAADARARDLAIGGTAVGTGLNAHPDFGRTTAERISAETGLEFRQADNLFAALSAHDSLVEVSGELRVLSGALMKIANDVRWYASGPRDGIGELLIPENEPGSSIMPGKVNPTQCEALTMVAARVFGNDATVGFSGTQGNFQLNVFKPVMAHAVLESIRLLADGARSFNVHCAVGIEPNLPRIEEHLASNLMLVTALNRHIGYDKASKIAKQAHHQGISLRESALANGLTEQEFDEWVVPRDMTGK
- a CDS encoding septal ring lytic transglycosylase RlpA family protein; translated protein: MAKILIPAIAGGAALALVGTAAIATALQKNDVTLTVDGVSSSIAVRETTVGDVLDLQGIDLGTHDVVLPAADTTITDGMEISVAYGRELALTVDGEQRTVWTTAQTVGQALSQLQLDDADSKLSATRSVGIGREGLDLEVSTPKEVTLKADGASAAVRAAGTVADLLAQEGIEVDADDEVKPSPETELSEGMTVKYVDVEVKTSTKKVSVAYDTKKVKTDKLAKGTTKVTTEGVKGKATETHTDTYRNGKLVSSELTSTRTTKEPVTEVVRVGTKETESTAPSDLTPASGTTCRASYYDTGSVTANGESFNPDGLTAAHLSFPFGTKLKVTNKANGRTTIVRINDRGPYVGDRCLDLSRGAMRAVGGLSSGIITLTYEVVS
- a CDS encoding heavy metal translocating P-type ATPase; the encoded protein is MKRATTPSSRPEKRRNPPVSTTTINLDISGMTCASCAARIEKKLNKVDGVSATVNFATEKATVDAPVGLTATDLIEVVEKAGYGASLPAPTRRNDDETAELGRRAVTSFVLSVPVVAVSMVPALQFDGWQWLALVASTFVVLWLGRGFHRAAWVNLRHGTTTMDTLVSLGTLTAYAWSLYAMLFGHAGMIGMKHSFTFDLVAQDAMGFIYFEAAVTIISFLLLGRWIEARAKSESGAAMRALLEVGAKSATLLSDGRESQVDVASLRVGDRVVVRPGEKVAVDGVIVEGRSAVDASIITGESLPVEVDEGDDVVGGSINTTGRLVVEARAVGSDSQLARIAQMVEEAQTGKADVQRLADKVSGIFVPVVLAVAAVTLIAHLALAHGWTMALSAAISVLIIACPCALGLATPSALMVGTGRGAQLGTVIRGPQALERARRVDVVMFDKTGTLTTGQMSVVDVEPADGVTRDELLRLAAAVESGSEHPIARAIVATVPQHEPVSGFVNVAGRGVKGEVDGRVIYAGSPVFISELGHLAPTWRGNLLGSILEIADDHDVLGRIIVSDTVKDSAAVAVAQLKDLGITPVMLSGDNEATARSVAGQLGIDEVRAGVTPAGKVEAVHELQAAGHRVAMVGDGVNDAAAIAAADLGIAMGTGTDAAIAAGDITVMRHDLGAVVDAVRLARATLRTIRSNLVWAFGYNTAAIPLAAIGMLTPMIAGAAMAFSSVFVVLNSLRLRGFRSSANQPSLKD
- a CDS encoding heavy-metal-associated domain-containing protein — encoded protein: MIATYTVSGMTCGNCVNHVTEEVSEVEGVKNVNVQLEGTMSVESDERIPFDFIVEAVREAGDYTVVEA
- a CDS encoding metal-sensitive transcriptional regulator — encoded protein: MNEHAHHGYTPQKAEYLRRLKLIEGQARGIARMVEEDKYCIDVLTQISAVTSALKAVSMGLLEDHLSHCVADAARKGGPEADEKLDEAMQAIRRLAK